One genomic region from Salinicola endophyticus encodes:
- a CDS encoding TrkH family potassium uptake protein — protein sequence MNLFVTLRIVGLLLMLFSLTMVPPMVIARIFHDGNWHAFAIGMAISVVTGALIYWPNRRARRELRTRDGFIITVLFWGVLGLFGTVPFMVSEAPAMSFTDAVFESFSGLTTTGATVLHGIDQLPASIRFYRQQLQWLGGMGIVVLAVAILPTLGIGGMQLYRTEIPGPLKDSKLTPRITETAKALWYIYVILTVVCALAYWLAGMDWFDAIGHSFSTIAVGGFSTHDASMAYFDSATIELICVLFMIVSSISFGLHFAVWREKRLLQYIRDPEFCFFVSFLGLLVLITVVTLFATGTYHDATGLRHGLFEAVSVATTSGFSVADFTLWPGVLPIMLFMAAFVGACSGSAGGGMKVIRILLILKQGIREIHRLIHPNAVFAVKVGKMRISEGVAEAVWGFFSVYLMLFVLMLLALSATGLDQITAWSAVGSALNNLGPGLGAVSTDYGDIPDLAKWILVLAMMLGRLEIFTVLVLFTPAFWRR from the coding sequence ATGAACCTGTTCGTGACCCTGCGCATCGTCGGGCTGCTGCTGATGCTGTTCAGCCTGACCATGGTGCCGCCGATGGTGATCGCGCGGATCTTCCACGACGGCAACTGGCACGCCTTTGCCATCGGCATGGCGATCTCGGTCGTCACTGGCGCCCTGATCTACTGGCCCAACCGGCGCGCCCGGCGCGAGCTGCGTACCCGCGATGGTTTCATCATCACGGTGCTGTTCTGGGGCGTGCTGGGGCTGTTCGGTACCGTGCCGTTCATGGTCTCCGAGGCACCGGCGATGAGCTTCACCGATGCGGTGTTCGAATCCTTCTCCGGGCTGACTACCACCGGCGCCACGGTGCTCCACGGCATCGACCAGCTCCCCGCGTCGATCCGCTTCTACCGCCAGCAGCTGCAGTGGCTCGGTGGCATGGGGATCGTGGTCCTGGCGGTGGCGATCCTGCCCACCCTGGGCATCGGTGGCATGCAGCTCTACCGCACCGAGATCCCCGGGCCGCTGAAGGACTCCAAGCTAACCCCGCGGATCACCGAGACCGCCAAGGCGCTGTGGTACATCTATGTGATCCTCACGGTAGTCTGCGCGCTGGCCTACTGGCTCGCCGGGATGGACTGGTTCGATGCCATCGGCCACAGCTTCTCGACCATCGCGGTGGGCGGCTTCTCCACCCATGACGCCAGCATGGCCTACTTCGACAGCGCCACCATCGAACTGATCTGCGTGCTGTTCATGATCGTCTCGTCGATCAGCTTCGGGCTGCACTTCGCGGTATGGCGCGAGAAGCGCCTGCTGCAATACATCCGCGATCCTGAGTTCTGCTTCTTCGTCTCCTTCCTCGGCCTGCTGGTGCTGATCACCGTGGTCACGCTGTTCGCCACCGGCACCTACCACGATGCCACCGGCTTGCGCCACGGGCTGTTCGAGGCGGTCTCGGTGGCCACCACCTCCGGCTTCAGCGTCGCCGACTTCACCCTATGGCCCGGGGTACTGCCGATCATGCTGTTCATGGCGGCCTTCGTCGGCGCCTGCTCCGGCTCCGCCGGCGGCGGGATGAAGGTGATCCGTATCCTGCTGATCCTCAAGCAGGGCATCCGTGAGATTCACCGGCTGATCCACCCCAATGCGGTGTTCGCGGTCAAGGTGGGCAAGATGCGCATCTCCGAGGGGGTGGCCGAGGCGGTATGGGGCTTCTTCTCGGTCTACCTGATGCTGTTCGTGCTGATGCTGCTGGCACTCTCGGCCACCGGGCTCGACCAGATCACCGCGTGGTCGGCGGTGGGCTCGGCGCTCAACAACCTGGGCCCCGGGCTGGGCGCGGTCTCCACCGACTACGGCGACATTCCCGATCTGGCCAAGTGGATTCTGGTCCTGGCGATGATGCTCGGACGCCTGGAGATCTTCACCGTGCTGGTGTTGTTCACGCCGGCGTTCTGGCGCCGCTGA